From the genome of Ignavibacteriales bacterium, one region includes:
- the tsf gene encoding translation elongation factor Ts, with translation MAVSANQVKELRDKTGAGMMDCKQALTESNGDFEKAVEILRKKGASVAAKRAERTANEGVVLTRVFNDGKTGAILEVNCETDFVANSDDFTNFANFVMDLVISNNPADVAALTLLAKDGKNVADELNTLIGKIGEKIEISRFALDNTTNGEIVDYIHMGSKLGVLIEAENVPADKAAEFQPILKDIAMQVAAMRPLSIYREELDKSLVEKEIEIYKEIARKEGKPEQILEKIAVGKLNKFYEENCLFEQAFVKDNTKKISVLIDEFNKKNSAQAKLVKFRRFHLSDEKK, from the coding sequence ATGGCAGTTAGTGCAAATCAAGTTAAAGAGTTAAGAGATAAGACCGGTGCCGGTATGATGGATTGTAAACAAGCTCTTACAGAATCAAATGGTGATTTTGAAAAAGCTGTTGAAATATTAAGAAAGAAAGGTGCGTCAGTTGCAGCTAAGAGAGCAGAAAGAACAGCTAACGAAGGTGTTGTACTTACCCGCGTATTCAATGACGGCAAAACTGGTGCAATTCTAGAAGTTAATTGTGAGACCGACTTTGTTGCCAATAGTGATGACTTTACAAACTTTGCTAATTTTGTTATGGATCTCGTCATCAGCAATAATCCTGCAGATGTTGCGGCGTTAACACTTCTGGCAAAAGATGGAAAAAATGTTGCAGATGAATTGAATACTTTAATCGGTAAGATCGGTGAGAAAATTGAAATTTCCCGTTTTGCTCTTGACAATACAACCAACGGCGAAATTGTAGATTACATTCATATGGGTTCAAAACTTGGCGTCTTAATCGAAGCGGAGAATGTTCCTGCAGATAAAGCTGCAGAATTTCAGCCGATCTTAAAAGACATTGCAATGCAAGTTGCGGCAATGAGACCTCTTTCAATTTACCGTGAAGAATTGGATAAGTCTTTGGTTGAAAAGGAAATTGAGATTTATAAAGAGATAGCACGCAAAGAAGGCAAGCCGGAACAGATTCTTGAAAAAATAGCTGTTGGTAAGCTTAACAAATTTTACGAAGAAAATTGTTTATTTGAACAAGCTTTTGTTAAAGACAACACCAAAAAGATCAGTGTTCTTATTGATGAGTTCAATAAAAAGAATTCGGCTCAGGCTAAGCTTGTCAAATTCAGACGCTTTCATCTCAGCGATGAAAAGAAGTGA
- the pyrH gene encoding UMP kinase: MKKNLKYNRILLKLSGESLAGENDFGINPKILDFFSGEIKKVHDLGVQIGIVIGGGNIYRGLNSNGKSIDRVTGDQMGMLATIINSLALQSACEDKGMFTRLMTAISMEAIAEPYIRRRAIRHLEKGRVVIFGAGTGHPYFSTDTAASLRAVEIEADAIFKGTRVDGVFDSDPEKNPGAALFEEISYLDVMQKNLRVMDLTAISLCKENNLPIIVFNMDKPDNLLKVVTGENIGTSVRNSVQPNKN, encoded by the coding sequence ATGAAAAAGAATCTTAAATACAATCGTATACTTTTAAAACTTAGCGGTGAGTCTCTTGCCGGTGAGAACGATTTTGGTATCAATCCCAAAATTTTGGATTTCTTCTCCGGTGAAATTAAAAAAGTTCATGATCTTGGCGTTCAAATCGGTATTGTGATTGGCGGCGGAAATATCTACCGCGGATTAAATTCCAACGGAAAAAGTATTGACAGAGTGACCGGCGATCAGATGGGGATGCTTGCAACAATAATCAATTCTCTTGCCCTCCAAAGCGCATGTGAAGATAAAGGGATGTTTACAAGATTAATGACCGCAATAAGCATGGAAGCCATTGCGGAACCTTATATCCGCCGAAGAGCAATCCGTCATCTGGAAAAAGGAAGAGTTGTAATATTCGGAGCGGGAACAGGTCATCCTTATTTTAGTACCGATACAGCGGCGTCTTTACGCGCAGTTGAAATTGAAGCCGATGCTATATTTAAAGGGACGCGCGTTGACGGTGTATTTGATTCCGACCCGGAAAAAAATCCAGGCGCAGCTCTATTTGAAGAAATCTCTTATCTGGATGTAATGCAGAAAAATCTTCGTGTAATGGATTTAACCGCTATCAGTCTTTGTAAAGAAAATAATCTTCCCATTATTGTTTTCAATATGGACAAACCGGATAATCTTTTAAAAGTAGTTACCGGGGAAAACATCGGTACTTCTGTTCGAAATTCTGTTCAACCTAATAAAAATTGA
- the frr gene encoding ribosome recycling factor: MINHPQIKDARHRMDKSVEAFRTEISKIRTGKATTALLDGIKVDYYGTMSPLNQVGNVTVLDVHTIAITPWDKSMVQAIDKAILASDLGLNPISDGTNIKIPIPVLTEERRKDLVKLVKKFAEEAKVALRNVRRDANDHLKKLEKEKSMTEDELKEAEKETQKLTDEHISKIDEIIKHKEKEIMEV, from the coding sequence ATGATTAATCATCCACAAATTAAAGATGCCCGGCATAGAATGGATAAAAGCGTTGAAGCTTTCAGAACGGAAATATCTAAGATAAGAACCGGTAAAGCTACTACCGCTCTGCTTGATGGAATAAAAGTAGATTATTACGGCACTATGAGTCCGCTCAATCAAGTAGGCAATGTTACTGTTCTGGATGTTCACACAATTGCAATCACGCCGTGGGATAAAAGTATGGTGCAGGCGATCGATAAAGCAATTCTTGCATCCGACCTTGGCTTAAATCCAATAAGCGATGGAACGAACATAAAAATTCCTATCCCGGTTCTAACCGAAGAACGAAGAAAAGATCTTGTTAAATTAGTGAAGAAGTTTGCTGAGGAAGCAAAAGTTGCTTTAAGAAATGTACGGCGTGATGCGAATGATCATCTTAAGAAATTGGAAAAAGAAAAGAGTATGACCGAAGATGAATTAAAAGAAGCCGAAAAGGAAACACAAAAATTAACCGATGAACATATCTCTAAAATTGACGAGATCATCAAACACAAAGAAAAAGAAATTATGGAAGTGTAG
- the pta gene encoding phosphate acetyltransferase, producing the protein MSSNKEEALRYHSEGRKGKIEVIPTKPCFTAHELSLAYTPGVAEPCREIEKNDDDVYKYTAKGNLVAVVSNGTAVLGLGDIGPHAGKPVMEGKGVLFKRFADIDVFDIELKTHDPKEVIRAVQLLEPTFGGINLEDIKAPECFEIEEELKKTMNIPVFHDDQHGTAIISCAALINAVEIAGKKLDKIKIVISGAGAAAISCCKLYVAAGVKVENIAMFDTKGHVNKKRTDLNKYKELFAQNIEYKDLADGMKNADVFLGLSKGNVVSKDMVKSMAKNPIVFAMANPDPEISYEDAVDARKDVIMATGRSDYPNQVNNVLGFPFIFRGALDVRASQINEEMKMAATHALAGLAREKVPEVVLNAYGGKEFSFGPEYIIPKPFDPRVLWTVAPAVAKAAMETKVAKNPITDWEAYKIELQERLGFSTEIARIMVHKAQQNPKKVVYPEGEDEKIIRAANSCYDDNIAKPILLGNEQVIKTRIADLGFDLKKFEIIDPITTAKGIPYEEEFYQRRQRKGVTPRDVKLLMRDPNYFAAMMVEKGDAHAMVGGLTQHYPQTIRPALQCIGVKEGLKVVSGMYIVIIKRKVFFFADCTVNVDPTADELAEITISAAEAVKDFDIIPKIAMLSFSNFGSAPYPQTIKVAQAVKIVKQRRPDLMVDGEMQADTAVVAEKIEKEYPFSSLNGTANVLIFPTLEAGNIAYKLLQRLTDATVIGPILMGMKKPVHIIQRGDTVNDIINMTAIAVVGAKDHK; encoded by the coding sequence ATGAGTTCCAACAAAGAAGAAGCTCTGCGTTATCATAGTGAAGGAAGGAAAGGGAAGATTGAAGTTATTCCCACAAAACCTTGCTTTACAGCGCATGAGCTATCGCTTGCTTATACACCGGGTGTAGCTGAACCGTGTAGAGAAATTGAAAAAAACGACGACGATGTTTACAAGTACACTGCCAAGGGAAATTTAGTCGCTGTTGTTTCAAATGGAACTGCCGTTCTTGGATTAGGCGATATTGGTCCTCACGCCGGAAAACCTGTTATGGAAGGTAAGGGCGTGTTGTTTAAAAGATTTGCCGATATTGATGTTTTTGATATTGAATTAAAAACTCACGATCCAAAGGAAGTTATCCGTGCAGTTCAACTCCTTGAACCGACATTTGGCGGTATCAATCTGGAAGATATCAAAGCTCCCGAATGTTTCGAGATAGAAGAAGAACTTAAAAAAACTATGAATATTCCTGTCTTTCATGATGACCAGCATGGAACAGCAATCATATCGTGTGCCGCATTAATTAATGCTGTTGAGATAGCCGGGAAGAAATTAGACAAAATAAAAATTGTTATCTCCGGTGCTGGTGCTGCCGCTATTTCTTGTTGCAAATTATATGTAGCTGCCGGTGTGAAAGTAGAAAATATTGCGATGTTTGATACCAAAGGTCATGTCAACAAAAAAAGAACCGACTTAAACAAGTACAAAGAATTATTTGCCCAAAATATTGAGTATAAGGACTTGGCAGATGGGATGAAAAATGCGGACGTTTTCCTTGGTTTATCAAAAGGCAACGTTGTATCCAAAGACATGGTTAAATCAATGGCTAAAAATCCGATAGTTTTCGCAATGGCTAATCCGGATCCGGAAATTTCGTATGAAGATGCAGTTGATGCGCGAAAAGATGTTATTATGGCAACCGGCAGAAGTGATTATCCAAATCAAGTTAATAACGTATTGGGATTTCCATTTATTTTCCGCGGTGCACTTGATGTACGCGCTTCTCAAATCAATGAAGAGATGAAGATGGCGGCAACGCATGCTCTTGCTGGTCTTGCCAGGGAAAAAGTTCCCGAAGTTGTACTTAATGCTTACGGCGGGAAAGAATTTTCATTTGGTCCGGAATATATTATTCCAAAACCGTTTGATCCAAGAGTATTATGGACAGTCGCACCAGCGGTAGCAAAAGCCGCAATGGAGACAAAGGTTGCAAAAAATCCGATCACTGATTGGGAAGCATATAAAATCGAGTTGCAGGAACGTCTCGGTTTTTCAACAGAGATTGCCCGCATTATGGTCCACAAAGCTCAACAGAATCCGAAAAAAGTTGTTTATCCGGAAGGCGAAGACGAAAAAATTATACGTGCCGCCAATTCTTGTTACGATGATAATATTGCAAAGCCGATACTTCTCGGAAATGAGCAGGTAATTAAAACGAGAATTGCAGATTTAGGATTCGATCTCAAGAAATTTGAAATTATCGATCCGATTACTACAGCAAAAGGGATTCCGTACGAAGAAGAATTCTACCAAAGACGGCAGAGAAAAGGAGTTACTCCGCGCGATGTAAAATTATTAATGCGCGATCCAAATTATTTTGCCGCCATGATGGTTGAAAAGGGAGACGCCCATGCGATGGTTGGCGGATTAACCCAGCATTATCCGCAAACAATCAGACCCGCACTGCAATGCATAGGAGTAAAAGAAGGTTTAAAAGTAGTATCCGGAATGTATATTGTAATCATAAAACGAAAAGTATTTTTCTTTGCGGATTGCACTGTAAATGTGGATCCTACAGCCGATGAGCTCGCCGAGATTACAATCAGCGCCGCTGAGGCGGTTAAAGATTTCGACATCATTCCTAAAATAGCAATGTTGTCATTCAGCAATTTTGGAAGTGCGCCTTATCCGCAGACAATCAAGGTAGCCCAAGCTGTAAAAATTGTTAAACAGAGAAGACCGGATTTAATGGTAGATGGTGAAATGCAGGCAGATACCGCGGTAGTTGCGGAAAAGATTGAAAAGGAATATCCGTTCTCTTCATTAAACGGTACTGCAAATGTATTGATCTTCCCAACACTTGAAGCCGGAAACATTGCATACAAGCTCTTGCAAAGATTAACAGATGCAACTGTTATTGGTCCTATACTTATGGGAATGAAGAAACCGGTTCATATTATTCAAAGAGGCGATACGGTAAACGACATAATTAACATGACTGCTATTGCTGTTGTGGGTGCTAAAGATCATAAATAG
- a CDS encoding L,D-transpeptidase — protein sequence MLKNILYISGSMVLFFAGLILYGVILNLREITLQEALLEKGLTKLNDVRLVIDRKNYRIELYSDKILIKTYKAVFGKNSSTLKTSSTDNVTPIGEYKICAIDTVSKYHKFLHLNYPNEHDAAEAFKQKYIFADEMNVILLSVKNNECPPKETKLGSDVGIHGIGTYNIIFKNLPFSFNWTNGSIAVSNENIDELYSIIKIGTPVKITY from the coding sequence GTGCTAAAAAATATTTTATATATTTCCGGAAGTATGGTCCTCTTTTTTGCGGGATTAATTCTGTACGGAGTAATTCTCAATTTGCGGGAAATTACTCTGCAAGAAGCGCTTCTTGAAAAGGGTTTAACAAAACTTAACGATGTTCGTTTGGTTATAGACCGTAAAAATTACAGAATTGAATTATATTCGGATAAAATTTTAATTAAAACATATAAAGCAGTTTTCGGTAAGAATTCAAGTACGTTGAAAACTTCTTCAACAGATAATGTAACACCGATCGGTGAGTATAAGATTTGTGCAATAGATACGGTCTCAAAATATCATAAATTCTTGCACTTGAATTATCCAAATGAACACGATGCCGCCGAAGCGTTCAAACAGAAATATATCTTTGCCGATGAAATGAATGTAATTTTACTTTCAGTTAAGAATAACGAATGTCCGCCTAAAGAAACTAAACTCGGCTCCGATGTAGGCATTCACGGAATAGGAACCTATAACATAATTTTCAAAAATCTGCCGTTCTCATTTAATTGGACAAACGGCTCAATAGCAGTTAGCAATGAAAATATTGACGAATTATATTCGATTATCAAAATAGGTACACCGGTTAAAATAACTTATTAG
- a CDS encoding BamA/TamA family outer membrane protein: MKIKYWLIIFFLFSLVLFAQTNKKYELSKILFEGNDAFSSSDLSLIIQSKESPNWFFQFVNKFSSIGGKAIYFDSLIVPNDLNALKGFYQSKGYFKTRVKSHYNLDTSDNSASLTYTITESQPAHFRSFVFKGLEWIAPEYQKTLGDYIHIDTATVYEDAIVDEKKNYITNFLRDHGYMLVKIDRPKVVIDTMKNYVDVELQFDTGNRYKISDIKTQRSGKGADLVDDDLLKEIVGIKTGSWYSNYENQRGIVRLFRTNLFTQASVNGIIADTSGINVPLNITAEIGLMHELSPEIIVNNEDNTFNLGLGLNLIKKNFFGGARKITFATSIAAQNISEFLKHPSFADSTFYGYADARITLEQPYLFGEPINTKFEVYLTSQKRKNEYNSTLYGSKLSFDFELPQFAYFNSFNAYFNIERTEYSYKPDYLISLMSTSYQFFQGYPKSIADSLAVLKLDNTLGGKLISANTNAVIGANLGANKTDDLFFPTRGYAISFLVEDGNSIPYLFSRISNSEFNRPLFFKTVFTSSFYLPVYDSKFNSLGMKFKVGQIFTYHGDKANISLNQRLYAGGSNSVRGWSTRQLVPRNEEFNLNENLTQEDIEAILVRGAATGGFFLFEGSIETRNRLFGRFGSALFIDYGNTWNNSKELRFDGIAVAAGFGFRYYSDFAPFRIDFGFKVYDPNDRRPISQKQLWKEVLQFHIGIGEAF; encoded by the coding sequence TTGAAAATTAAATACTGGCTTATAATATTTTTTCTTTTTTCACTTGTGCTCTTTGCACAAACGAATAAAAAATATGAGCTTTCAAAAATACTATTCGAAGGGAATGATGCTTTTTCTTCTTCCGACTTAAGTCTAATTATTCAATCTAAAGAATCGCCAAACTGGTTCTTTCAATTCGTTAATAAATTTTCCAGTATTGGTGGTAAAGCTATTTATTTTGATTCTCTAATTGTTCCTAATGATTTAAATGCTTTAAAAGGATTCTACCAATCAAAAGGATATTTTAAGACTCGGGTAAAATCTCATTACAATCTGGATACTTCTGACAACAGCGCGTCTCTTACATATACAATTACAGAATCGCAGCCTGCTCATTTCAGATCATTTGTGTTCAAGGGTTTGGAATGGATTGCACCTGAATACCAGAAGACGCTTGGAGATTATATTCATATTGATACCGCAACTGTTTATGAAGATGCAATAGTTGATGAGAAGAAAAATTACATTACAAACTTTTTACGCGATCACGGTTATATGCTGGTAAAAATAGATCGTCCAAAAGTTGTTATTGATACGATGAAAAATTATGTGGATGTTGAACTGCAATTTGATACGGGCAACCGTTATAAAATTAGCGACATAAAGACTCAGCGCTCAGGCAAAGGTGCTGACCTGGTTGATGATGATTTGTTAAAAGAAATAGTCGGTATAAAAACAGGAAGCTGGTACAGTAATTATGAAAACCAGAGAGGTATTGTTCGTCTTTTCAGGACAAATTTATTCACACAAGCATCCGTTAATGGTATTATAGCCGATACAAGCGGAATTAATGTTCCACTCAATATTACCGCAGAGATCGGGCTGATGCATGAGCTTTCGCCCGAGATAATTGTTAACAATGAAGACAATACTTTTAATCTTGGTCTTGGATTAAACCTTATCAAGAAAAATTTTTTTGGAGGCGCACGAAAAATTACTTTCGCAACCTCAATCGCAGCACAAAATATTTCTGAATTCTTGAAACATCCGTCTTTCGCAGATTCAACTTTTTACGGTTACGCCGATGCACGTATTACACTTGAACAGCCTTATCTTTTTGGAGAACCGATCAATACAAAATTTGAAGTTTATCTTACATCTCAAAAAAGAAAAAATGAATACAATTCAACTCTTTACGGAAGTAAGCTGAGCTTTGATTTTGAACTGCCGCAATTTGCTTACTTCAATTCTTTCAATGCATATTTTAATATTGAACGTACCGAATATTCTTACAAGCCCGATTATCTAATTAGTCTGATGAGTACTTCTTATCAATTTTTTCAGGGCTATCCCAAGAGTATAGCTGATTCGTTGGCAGTATTAAAATTGGATAATACGCTTGGCGGTAAATTGATATCCGCAAACACGAATGCGGTAATTGGTGCTAATCTTGGTGCAAATAAAACAGACGATTTGTTCTTTCCAACAAGAGGTTATGCCATTTCATTTTTGGTCGAAGATGGTAACTCGATACCGTACCTCTTTAGCAGAATCTCAAATTCGGAATTTAATAGACCTTTGTTTTTCAAAACGGTTTTCACTTCATCATTCTATCTTCCGGTTTACGACTCAAAATTTAATTCGCTAGGAATGAAATTTAAAGTTGGACAAATTTTCACATACCATGGTGACAAAGCCAACATTTCCTTGAATCAAAGGTTATATGCGGGCGGCAGTAACTCTGTGCGGGGTTGGTCTACACGTCAGCTCGTTCCCAGAAATGAAGAGTTTAATCTCAACGAAAATCTTACACAGGAAGATATCGAAGCAATTCTTGTTAGAGGCGCGGCAACCGGCGGTTTTTTTCTCTTTGAAGGTTCAATTGAAACACGCAACAGATTATTCGGCCGTTTTGGTTCCGCTCTTTTTATTGATTACGGTAATACATGGAACAATAGTAAAGAATTACGCTTTGATGGAATTGCGGTTGCGGCAGGATTTGGTTTCCGCTATTATTCTGATTTTGCACCCTTCAGAATCGATTTTGGATTTAAAGTTTACGACCCGAACGATCGCCGTCCAATCTCTCAAAAACAATTATGGAAAGAAGTTTTGCAGTTCCATATTGGAATTGGTGAAGCATTTTAA
- a CDS encoding YicC family protein has protein sequence MISSMTGYGKGIVQKKDITIEAEIKSLNSRYLDLSLRVPKFLMNKEFEVREKVKSRIKRGKVYLNVTVRKGDFEEKFNEIDPTAVKFAVKLLKEIKKSAKITEKLKLTDLMLFQNMLFKDDNEQASEEFGLVVEAIDGAIDNLNSMREAEGKELEKELRKRVQIIEDALNKIESASDQSVKAYFEKIKEKAKQLVAEFSNNEDRLNMELALIAERADVTEECVRLHSHIKMFLDTIAKSDDAGRKLNFIVQEMNREANTINSKSVSSEISHSGISIKEEIEKIREQIQNIE, from the coding sequence ATGATTTCAAGTATGACTGGCTATGGCAAAGGTATAGTCCAGAAAAAGGATATTACAATTGAAGCCGAGATCAAAAGTCTCAACAGCCGGTATTTAGATCTATCTCTCCGTGTTCCAAAATTTTTAATGAATAAAGAATTTGAAGTCCGTGAAAAAGTAAAAAGCCGCATCAAACGGGGCAAAGTTTATCTTAATGTTACCGTCCGTAAAGGCGACTTTGAAGAAAAATTCAATGAAATAGATCCGACTGCAGTTAAGTTTGCGGTCAAACTTCTGAAAGAAATTAAAAAATCCGCGAAGATAACCGAAAAGTTGAAACTGACCGATCTGATGCTCTTTCAAAATATGTTATTCAAAGACGATAACGAACAGGCAAGTGAAGAATTCGGTTTAGTAGTGGAAGCTATTGACGGTGCAATTGATAATCTGAACAGCATGCGTGAAGCTGAAGGAAAGGAACTTGAAAAAGAACTTCGTAAGAGAGTCCAGATAATTGAGGACGCTCTTAATAAAATTGAGAGCGCTTCAGATCAAAGTGTAAAAGCATATTTTGAAAAAATAAAAGAGAAAGCAAAACAATTAGTAGCCGAGTTTTCCAACAACGAAGATCGGCTTAATATGGAACTTGCTCTAATAGCCGAACGTGCCGATGTTACTGAAGAATGTGTGAGATTACATAGTCATATAAAAATGTTTTTAGATACTATTGCAAAATCCGACGATGCCGGACGGAAACTGAACTTCATAGTTCAGGAAATGAACCGTGAAGCAAATACAATTAACTCTAAATCGGTTTCATCCGAGATTTCTCACAGCGGAATTTCAATAAAAGAAGAGATAGAAAAAATCCGGGAACAAATTCAGAACATTGAGTAA
- the gmk gene encoding guanylate kinase has translation MANYKAKLFVFSAPSGSGKTTIVRDVLKNYPDFVFSISATTRKKRSNEKDGIDYFFINEEEFQKKIETGEFVEWEKFYDYYYGTLKSFVDGMLAKGISTVYEVDVKGALRIKKKYSNSVLIFIAPPSIEELNKRLKNRNTETDDDLNKRIERAEMELSFKDKFDYIVSNIDLAQAKIEVKRIIEKELTKE, from the coding sequence GTGGCAAATTATAAAGCAAAACTATTCGTATTTTCTGCGCCTAGCGGTTCCGGCAAAACTACTATAGTCCGTGATGTGCTGAAGAATTATCCGGATTTTGTTTTTTCGATCTCGGCAACAACAAGAAAGAAAAGATCGAATGAGAAAGACGGGATTGATTATTTTTTCATAAATGAAGAAGAGTTTCAAAAGAAAATAGAAACCGGCGAATTTGTTGAGTGGGAGAAATTTTACGATTATTATTACGGTACATTGAAAAGTTTTGTTGACGGAATGCTGGCAAAAGGAATTTCAACAGTTTATGAAGTTGATGTAAAAGGCGCGCTTAGAATAAAGAAAAAATATTCAAATTCTGTTTTAATCTTTATTGCACCGCCAAGCATTGAAGAATTGAACAAAAGATTGAAAAATCGTAATACAGAAACAGACGATGATCTGAATAAAAGAATTGAACGCGCTGAAATGGAATTGAGTTTTAAAGATAAGTTCGATTATATAGTTTCCAATATTGATCTGGCACAAGCAAAAATAGAAGTAAAAAGAATTATTGAAAAAGAATTAACAAAGGAGTAA
- a CDS encoding DNA-directed RNA polymerase subunit omega translates to MAIKPINLTKIKASIPNLYEAVIIAARRARKINDDNKTEFNSLLSTMTTGHEDEFEERENPEQMKLSLDFEKREKAHIQALKELVDNKIEYRYKDIK, encoded by the coding sequence ATGGCAATAAAACCAATTAATTTGACGAAGATAAAAGCAAGTATCCCGAATCTTTATGAAGCTGTTATCATTGCTGCAAGGCGCGCTCGTAAAATTAACGACGATAATAAAACTGAATTCAATTCATTGCTAAGTACAATGACTACCGGGCATGAAGATGAATTCGAAGAGAGAGAAAATCCGGAACAAATGAAACTTTCTCTTGATTTTGAAAAAAGGGAAAAAGCCCATATTCAAGCGCTTAAAGAGTTAGTTGATAATAAAATTGAATACAGGTATAAAGACATAAAGTAA
- a CDS encoding porin → MKTILSILKKLFFVCLIAVSTQTVIYPQDSEDTFKTTINGLLDVYYSNNFSNPVNKENKYRNFDVAENQFNVSLAKLTIQKQAFPIGFKLELAFGSTADIVQSAEQNKSLNFLQQAYVTALLPIGKGLTVNAGKMLTHMGEEVIESNLNPNYSRSLLFAYAVPYYHVGICASYPVLDNLSLTGYIYNGWNFMNDNNKEKTAGATINWSPVSNLTIIENWIGGIEQPDSLTVNARNVFDTIINLTLSDKFFLSFNADYGYEKQANGELAIWKGIAVTGKYSFYETSALALRCEAYSDPYGFTTGTVQDLKEITLTYEQKFFPNLLVRLEYRRDWSNVKVFDEGNKIGTKNDQNTILISSVISF, encoded by the coding sequence ATGAAAACCATTTTGTCAATACTCAAAAAATTATTTTTTGTTTGTTTGATTGCAGTAAGCACTCAAACTGTTATCTATCCGCAGGATTCAGAGGATACGTTTAAAACAACAATAAATGGGCTATTGGATGTTTATTACTCAAATAATTTTTCTAATCCGGTGAACAAAGAGAATAAATATCGAAATTTTGATGTAGCCGAAAACCAGTTTAATGTTAGTCTGGCAAAATTGACAATTCAAAAGCAGGCTTTTCCAATAGGATTTAAACTGGAACTTGCATTTGGTTCTACGGCAGATATCGTTCAAAGCGCAGAACAGAATAAGTCTTTAAACTTTTTGCAGCAGGCATATGTAACTGCATTATTACCTATAGGAAAAGGATTGACCGTCAATGCAGGTAAAATGCTTACACATATGGGTGAAGAAGTCATTGAATCAAATCTAAATCCAAATTATAGCAGATCGTTACTATTCGCATACGCAGTTCCTTATTACCATGTTGGAATTTGCGCTTCGTATCCCGTGCTCGATAATCTATCCCTTACCGGATATATCTATAACGGCTGGAATTTTATGAATGATAATAACAAGGAAAAAACTGCAGGCGCTACGATAAATTGGTCTCCGGTTAGTAATCTAACCATTATTGAAAATTGGATTGGCGGTATTGAGCAGCCGGATTCATTAACTGTAAATGCTAGAAATGTATTCGATACAATTATAAATTTAACATTGTCAGATAAATTCTTCCTTTCTTTTAATGCTGATTATGGATACGAGAAACAAGCGAACGGAGAACTTGCAATCTGGAAAGGGATTGCTGTAACTGGAAAATATTCTTTCTACGAAACTTCTGCCTTAGCGTTAAGATGTGAAGCATACTCCGATCCTTATGGATTTACTACAGGTACTGTGCAGGATTTAAAAGAAATTACTCTTACGTATGAACAGAAATTTTTTCCCAACTTACTGGTACGTTTGGAATATAGAAGAGACTGGTCAAATGTAAAAGTTTTTGATGAAGGCAATAAGATTGGGACAAAAAACGACCAGAATACTATACTGATAAGTTCTGTTATTTCATTTTAG
- the kdpF gene encoding K(+)-transporting ATPase subunit F — protein sequence MESTFELVLTLIVALALFVYVIYTLIKPEKF from the coding sequence ATGGAAAGTACATTTGAATTGGTTCTTACATTGATCGTGGCATTAGCTCTTTTTGTGTATGTGATTTACACATTAATTAAACCCGAAAAATTTTGA